DNA sequence from the Pedobacter sp. W3I1 genome:
CGATCGCCTAAAACCTGTAATCTCGGTCTTTCTGACCTCCAACCTCGGACTATTTCTTCTTCTTGGACACTTTGACTTCAGACTTCGGACTACTGACTCCAGACTTTTCGAAGCCCTTCTCCCAATCCATTTCCTTTTTCAAAAACTTTCCGGTTAAACTAATCGGATTCTGGATTAAACCTTCTGGTGTACCTTCAAATAAAATCCTTCCGCCGCCAGCACCGCCTTCTTCACCTAGATCGATCACCCAATCGGCCACTTTAACCACATCTAAATTGTGTTCAATCACCAAAATGGTATTTCCTTTATCAACCAGCTCTTGCAATACACCTAAAAGCACATTAATATCTTCGAAATGAAGCCCTGTTGTAGGTTCATCTAAAATGTAGAAGGTTTTTCCGGTATCTTTTTTAGAAAGCTCGGTAGCCAGTTTAACCCGCTGCGCCTCTCCTCCCGATAGGGTAACCGACGATTGCCCTAAGGTAATATAACCTAAACCAACATCTTTCAATGTTTTGATCTTTCTATAAATGATCGGAATGTTTTCGAAGAAATTACAGGCATCTTCGATACTCATATCCAGCACATCACTAATCGATTTTCCACGGAAACGAACTTCTAAAGTTTCTCTGTTGTATCTTCTACCCCCACATTCTTCACAAGGCACCTGTACATCAGGCAAAAAATTCATTTCGATTACCTTTAAACCAGCGCCCTGGCAGGTTTCGCAACGGCCACCTTTTACGTTAAAAGAGAAACGACCAGGTTTATAGCCACGTATTTTCGCCTCAGGCAGCTGTACAAACAGATTTCTGATATCAGAGAAAACACCGGTATAAGTAGACGGATTAGAACGAGGCGTTCTGCCAATAGGCGCCTGATCGATTTCAATCACCTTATCAATTTCTTTCAATCCGTTAATTTTCTCGTAAGGCAAAGGTTGTTTTTTCGCTCTGAAAAAATGGTGATTTAAAATCGGATACAAAGTTTCGGTAATCAAACTCGATTTACCACTACCTGAAACACCGGTTACCGCAATAAACTTACCCAAAGGAAAATCTACCGAAACCTCTTTTAAATTATGCCCGGTGGCTTTAATAATTGATAATTTATGTCCATTGCCTTTTCTGCGGGTTTTTGGCGTTTCAATTTTCTTTTTGCCGTTGAGGTAATCAGCTGTTAAGGTTTTCGATTTTAGGATATCTGCTGCTGTTCCTTCTGCCACTACCGTTCCGCCATGAATACCTGCTCCCGGACCAACATCAATAACCCAATCGGCTTCTAAAATCATATCCTTATCATGCTCCACTACCAAAACGGTATTTCCAAGATCACGAAGATTTTTAAGTGCATTGATCAAACGTTCGTTATCGCGCTGGTGCAAGCCGATACTTGGCTCATCGAGAATGTACATCACGTTCATCAACTGCGAACCGATCTGTGTAGCCAAGCGAATCCGTTGCGCCTCACCACCAGAAAGTGTACGGGCTGTTCTATCCAGCGTTAAATAGGTTAAACCCACATCAGTTAAGAAACCGATCCTGGCTTTAATCTCTTTTAAGATTTCCTTTGCAATAATGTTCTGACGGTCGGTAAGACGTTCATCTACTTTTTCAAACCAGGTGTTCAGGTTGAAAATATCCATTGATGATAGTTCGAAAATGTTCTTACCATCAACCTTAAAATGCAAACTTTCTTTCTTTAGCCTTGCGCCGTTACATTCCGGACAGGTTTTCAGTTTACGGAAAGTTTCCATATCATCAACCGCAGCCTCGCCCCGCTTTTCGTTCTGCTCTTCGAGCATTTTAATAATACCATCGAAGGTGATATTATAATTCTGAACGTTCCATTTATTGTACTCAACAGCTACATTAATTAGATCGTGTGTACCGTTTAAGATAATATTGATCACTTCATCGCCCAATTTTTCGATCGGAGTAGAAAGCGAAAAGTTATATTTTTTAGCCAGGGCTTTTAACACCTGAAACATCCAGATATCTCTGTATTCACCCAGAGGCGCTAAACCACCGTTTAAAATACTCAGCTTCGGATTCGGAATCACCGATTCTTTATCCACTACGAAAATATAACCCAAACCATCACAACGTTCGCAGGCACCGTAAGGTGAGTTAAACGAAAAACTGTTCGGCTGGGGTTCATCATAGGAAATACCCGTGGTTGGGCACATTAAAAACTTACTAAAATGCGCAACGTTGTTATCCTTATCACTGATTTTGATTACGCCTTTACCCATTTTCATAGCAATCTGCAATGAATCCAGCAGGCGTTTTTTGTCCTTCACATCAATAATCAAGCGATCGATCACCACTTCGATATCGTGAATTTTATAACGATCTACCTGCATTTTAGCAGAAATATCCTTTATTTCTCCATCTACACGAACCTTTACATAACCCTGTTTACGAATCTGCTCAAAAAGCTCGCGGTAATGCCCTTTTCTACCTTTAACAACAGGCGCAAGGATATTTACGGCTACGCCATCAAATTTGTTGAAGATATTCTGCAGGATCTGGTCTTCACTCATACGCTCCATCTTCTCGCCGGTATTGTATGAATAGGCATCAGCAACACGCGCATAAAGCAAACGCATAAAATCGTAAATTTCGGTAATGGTACCTACCGTAGAGCGTGGGTTTTTGCTGGTGGTTTTTTGCTCTATTGCAATAACCGGACTCAAACCCGAAACCTTATCTACATCGGGGCGCTCCATTCCGCCCATAAACTGGCGACTATAAGCGCTAAATGTTTCCATATAACGGCGCTGTCCTTCGGCGTAAATGGTATCAAAAGCCAGTGAAGATTTGCCGCTACCACTTAAACCCGTTATAACAACAAGCTGGTTTCGCGGAAAACTAACGTCTATATTCTTTAAATTATGTACCCTCGCACCATATACTTCTACATCTTTTTGCTCGCCGAGGTCGATAGATTTATTGCTCATATTTTATTTAAAGTTGGAGGCAAAATTGAGTCTTTTAAAAGACAAAATTCCAATCCGCAAAAATGCTAAAAATTTTATCAAAATGAAAGTCTAATGCAATCTTGATTAAGGATTAATTGTCATAATGTCGACTTCTATTTCGTAGGAAATCAGAGGTAAACAGAAGAGACGAACTAAAAGCGTAAAAAAAGTTTTCGCCATACTTCACAAACGCAGTAAATGATACAATGGTTTTGTATGTTTAAAGAAAAAGGAATATATTCATACCAATAACCCGAATCTCCAGAACCCAAACATAAAATAGTTAAATGCCAGTTCTTATTGATCACATATACCCATTGATCGCTCCTCAAAGCTATTATTCAGCAGAGGTATGGGATCTTCCCCACCATGATTTAACAGCAACACAGTTTATTCTAACATGGGTAAGTTTTCAAGGAGATGAAGCAATGACCTATCTAACCAGAGCAGAATATAAATATCTTAATGAAACGCAATCGCATTGGCAAAGGAGGTCTTTTGAAAATCTAAGGCGATTAACAAAAGAGGATGAATATCTATGCACTCATTTCCAGCAATCTGAACTATCCAAAAATCTCAGTTTTATTATATTCATGCATCAAGATGGTATAGGATCGAGTAGAATATTGCTTTCAAAAGAACTTGAAAAGCTTTTTCCTGAAGGATACTTTGTGGCAATACCAGATCGTAGCTGTGGTGTTGCGATATCCAAAGATGCCACACCGTTAGAATTAAGTGAAATGAAACTATTATTAAAAAACATGTACACAGAAGCTACAACTCCAATGTCTTCTGAACTGTTTGACAGCAATGATTTTGAATTAATCAATAACTGGGCATTACCCTTAGATATTGACTATTTCAACGAAATAATCAATGAAGTAAAGTCATTATATGTTTAGTACAATAAAATGATAGATTGACCACACCATAGAAATAGATCTTACCACTCTATCGTTGTTCCATTTTCCGTCGGGTGCCCGGTACAAACTAACACCCTACCCCTTTCCAATTCATCATCGGTAAGCACTTCGTTATAATCCATTCTTACACCACCTTTGGTACAATTGGCCACACAGGTACTACACACGCCTCCACGACAGCTATATGGGAGTCTGATTTTATTTTCGAGTGCAACATCCAAAATTCTTTTTGGCCATGGCACATCAAGATGGTAAGTTTCTCCTTTAAAGTTTAAAACGACCGAATAGGTATTTTTATCTACCACCTTTTCTGCCGAACCATCATCTTCATCCACCTCGTCTTCTGGCAATACAAAGGTTTCTCTTTTAATCTGTTTAATATCGAAACCCATACCAAGCAAAGTAATCCGGCATAAATCCATGTAAATTATCGGCCCGCAGCTATAATAAAGTGCATCATTTCGATCAAAATGTAAATGCTCTTTAATTAACTTTTCGATATAGAATTTGTTCAGTCTGGCCGTCATTAAGTTTTTGCTATTACTAAAAACCCAAACAATCTTTAACCTTTCAGGATATTTGTTTTGCCATTCGATCAGTTCATCATAAAACAAAGTTTCTTCCATTGATCGGTTACTATATACTAATGTGATCAACGATTTTTTCTCACGCACTAAGGCCGTTTTCAAAATCGAGAATAATGGCGTGATCCCGACACCTGCAGCGAACAGAAAAAGATCACGTTCCAGGTTTTCATCAGGCAAATAGCTGAACATTCCTTGTGGTTCTAGCGCTAAGAGAATATCGTTTACCGAAGTTTTATGGTGCAAAAATCTCGAAATCTCTCCGTTTTCCACTCTTTTTACGGTAATCGCTAAAGGCTCATCCACATCAGGTGAGCTATTAAAAGAATACGACCTCCTTATTTCCTTATGTTTTCCCTGAAAAATCAATGAAATAAACTGACCTGCTAAATACTTTGGATATGGTTGGTCTACCTCCTCAAATTGAAAAGTAATATTATCGCCAGGCTGATTTATGATTTTATTGATACGCAGTTTGAACATAATGCAAAGAAAAGAAATTGATTTATTAGTTCAATCGTTCATTGGTCATTAGTTTAGCATGATGTTGAGTTAGGGTTTAGGGTTTAGGGTTTAGGGTTTAGGGTTTAGGGTTTAGGGTTTAGGGTTTAGGGAAAACACTGTGACACAAGTTTGTGTTGATAATAATGAAAAACATATGATAATGGCCAATGTATTTAAACACACATGCGCTTAAATGGCCTTCTATTTGTTATATGGTAAACTATTCCGTGTTAATCTGTGCTTCCGTGGCAATATAGTTCATTGGTTTCTTTGCCATTGGTTCATTGGTTAGCGTGATGCAGAAAATTTCTGTGTTATATCTGTAGCTCCTGAAAAAAGCAGTTAGCAAAAACAAATCGGTGTAATCCAACAATCTGTGTAATCATCTTCAAAAAAAAGCGTCCCGATTTAAACCGGGACGCCTTACCAAATGCTTGTCTTTATCTTAATATGTTATTCGGCGTTGTAGGCCAATAATACTCTCGGTTTTTCGTAACCGTAACGTTTCGGATGTTCCATAATCTGTTTCATAGAAATTACCTTATAAACATAGCCTCCGGTTTCGCGGTTTAGCTTCATTTTGTAGTAATTATCCTGATTTTGATTATTGATCTGCTTGCGTAAGCGTCCGTCGCCAACATTGTAAGCCGCAGCTACCAATGTCCAGCTTTCTAAACCTTTATACATTTCTTTAATGTATTTGCAGGCAGCGATAGTCGATTTACGCAGATTATAGCGTTCATCAACATTTCCGTTTACTCTTAATCCATAAGTACGGGCTGTGCCAGGCATAAACTGCCAGATTCCGGCTGCGCCTTTTGGAGAAACTCCTTCCGCCATTCCAGATTCGACCAGGGCCAAATACTTAAAATCGTTAGGAATTCCGTAGGCAGCGAGAATGGGTTCAATTACAGGAAACCATTTTGCTGCTTTTGCATGCAATTTATTGGTTTGTGTGTTTCCGTAAGTGTGTGCTGCAAGGATTTTTTTCATTTTGCGTTCTACCTTTTTATCGCCTAACGGCAAGGTTTCTTCTGCAAAATTTAACTGTGCCATTAAAGATAGCGGCTTTTCCGCACTTTCAACTTTCAGGCTATCAGATTTGGGTATTGTAGTGTTTAATTTTTCTTCTTTTAAAAGACTTTTTTGTGCTAAGGGCATTTGGTAAGCGAACACTTTTGCCAAAATAAATAGTGTTGCCACTACCGCAAATGGTACGATGTGTTTCTTTAACATTTTCCTCCTTTTTTTGGTGAACTTATATAAAAACGTTGGCAAAGGTAAAAAATAATAAGCACATTATCAAATGGTTACAAAATCAACCCCAAAAATCAGCCCCTAAAGCCCTTTAAACGTGGATTTTAAATTTTGATTTTCAGACAAATTTTCCTATTTTAGAGGCTATTTTTTTATCTAATTTTTCCGCTCTTAAAATTGTTATGTTCATCAATTTTTCATAAATTTGCAACCCGCATTTTTATGTGGCTAATAGTGTATCATGATAAATAAAAACAACAGGAACAGTCGGGATGACAAGTCCAAACCAGGCAGTCGGAAAACAGAAGGCAGAAGTAGTTCAGCCGGGTCTGACAGAAGAAGATCAGACGACAAAGACAGCAAATTCAAAAAATCATCCGATTCAAAAGACGGCTTCAAACCTAGAAGTTCAGACGGTAAAGATTTCAAATCAAAATCTTTCGGAGACAAAAAAGACTTCAGACCAAGAACGGGAGACCGTGATTTTAAATCGAAAGATGGAGAATCGAAGGGATTCAAATTTGGAGACCGCGAATTTAAATCAAGAGACAATAACTCAAATTCAGAAGACCGCAGTTTCAAACCCAGAGAAGGTGGATCGAGAGATTACAAACCAAGAACGGGAGATCGTGATTTCAAATCGAGAGAGGGAGGATCAAGAGACTATAAACCGAGAACAGGAGACAGAGATTTTAAACCCAGAGAAGGTGGTGCAAGAGATTATAAGCCAAGAACAGGAGAACGCGATTTCAAATCTAAGGATGGAGATTCGAGAGATTTTAAACCGAGAACTGGCGACCGCGACTTTAAACCTAGAGAAGGCGGATCAAGAGATTACAAACCAAGAACAGGCGACCGTGATTTCAAATCGAAAGATGGTGGGCCAAGAGATTTCAAACCGAGAGAAGGTGGTTACAAAGATTTTAAATCAAGAGGCAAATCAGATGATTTCAAGCCAAGTGCCGGAAGTTCAAGAGATGTAAAACCTAAAGAACCAAGGGAAGGTGATACTCGTCCGTTTAGAAAACGCGAGGATCAACCAAGAGATACAGAATTTAACCGCCCGGAGCGTACTGTAATTGCCCAGGGTCGCAAAACCAATGAAGACAAAGGCTTAATTCGCCTTAACAGATATATTTCAAATGCAGGCATCTGCTCCCGTCGTAAGGCTGATGAGCTAATTGCTGCCGGCATTATTACGGTAAACGGAGAAGCCATTACCGAATTAGGGCATAAAGTTGACCCGGCAAAAGATTTAGTGCGTTACAACGGAGAGCTATTGAAACGCGAGAAAAAAGTTTACGTTTTATTGAACAAACCAAAAGACTACATCACCACTACCGACGATCCGCAGGAACGCCGTACGGTAATGCAATTGGTTGACAAAGCGAGCCGTGAACGTATTTATCCGGTTGGCCGTTTAGATCGCAACACCACAGGTTTATTGTTGATGACTAACGATGGTGATTTAGCAGATAAATTATCCCATCCTAAAAACGGTATCACCAAAATTTACAATATTGAGTTAGATAAAGCTTTATCACAAGGTGATTTAAACAAAATTGCTTTTGGTTTAGAGCTGGAAGATGGATTGATTAAACCGGATAACATTTCTTACGTTGCGGGTGGAACCAAAAAAGAAATCGGCATCCAGATCCACAGCGGTAAAAACAGAATTGTTCGCCGTATTTTCGAACACCTGGGCTACAATGTTGAAAAATTAGATCGTGTTGTATATGGCAATTTAACCAAGAAAGACCTACCTCGTGGCAGATGGCGCTATCTTGAAGATCATGAATTGATCCAGATTAAACATTTAATAAAATAAAAATATAAAGGCAGCCAATGGTTGCCTTTTTTGTTGAACACAACAGAGGTTGTCATTCTGAACGCAGTGAAGAATCCCTAGTCAATGGGGGGAGCCTAATGCCCAACTTCTGTACGGCAAAAAGATCAATGCATTCATCAACCGCCTGTGCAACTCAACAACAGATTCTTCACTGCGTTCAGAATGATAGTTATCTCCTTTGCATTAAAATTTTTCCCATATTTGTTATAATCAATATTATTTTTTCATGAAAAAATTTAGTTCATTGCTTATACTCTCTATATTATCAACCCTAACATTTGCGCAAAAAACCAATTACAACCTCATTGTTGGCACTTATACCGCACCAGGAAAAAGCGAAGGAATTTATACCTATAATTTTAACACCTCAACTGCAGTCTCAACGATAAAAAGCATCACAAAAAACACAGCTAACCCGAGTTATCTGGCCATCTCTCCTGATCAGAAATTTGTTTATGTAGTGAATGAAACCGGAGCGACCAGCACAGTCAGTGCTTTTAAATACAACGCAGCAACCGGCGATTTAACTTTTTTAAATAAGGTAGACAGCCATGGTGCTGATCCTTGTTTTATTACTGTTGATGCCAAAAATGTAATCGTGGCTAATTATAGCGGAGGCAGTTTAGCAGTATTTTCACGAAAAGCAGATGGAGCTTTAACCGAAGCTTTACAAATAATCAAACATACCGGAAAAAGCATAGATCCTAAAGGCAGACAAGAAAGCGCGCATGTACACATGGTTAAATTTACTCCAGACCACAAATATTTAATTGTTAACGATTTGGGAGAAGATCGAACTTATATCTACAACTACAAACCTGCCGCAAAAGAAAACATCCTCACCGTTAAATCAATAATTAAAACCAACGCGGGAACTGGTCCAAGGCACATCACTTTTAGTCCAAATGGAAAATTTGCCTACTTAGCGCACGAATTTAATGGGAGCATAACCGTTTTCGCCTATTCGAATGGAAGCTTAACCAAGCTTCAGGAAATTGGCACTACACCAAAAGATTTTCCCGGAAAAGTTGATGGTGCTGATATCCATGTTTCGGCTGATGGCAAATTTCTTTATGAAACCAACCGTGGAGACGCCAATAGCATTTCTGCCTTTTCAATTCTGCCGACCGGAAAATTGAAATTTATCGAAACAGTAAGCACACTGGGCAAAGGACCAAGAAACTTCACCATCGATCCGACTGGAAAATTTCTATTGATCGGCCATCAATACACGAATAACATCGTTATTTTTAACCGAAATAAAACCACAGGTAAATTAACCGATAGCGGCAAACGCATTGATGTCGGCGCACCAGTTTGTTTGGTTTTTAATTAATTACCTAAATTTAAGCCAATGGAAAACTTCGATTGGACAAAATTCACCATCAAGATTGCTGTTAAAGCGAAACTCGAGGACATGTACAATGCCTGGACAAAGGCCGGCGAAATTGAGAAATGGTTTTTAAGTGAGGCAGAATTTTCTGACGAGAATAACGTATTGCTCAATAAAACGCGAAACGTATTAAAAGGCGATAAATACAAATGGATCTGGTATCTGTATGATGATATTGAAAAAGGGACAATAACCGAAGCCAATGGCAAAGATGAGCTTCAATTTACTTTTGCAGGCGAATGTTTTGTTGATATTAAACTTAGAGAAGAGTTTGAATACACCATTGTGGAGTTGACCCAGAGGGACATCCCCTTAAATGATGAGGCAAAAAGAAACATTCGACTAGGTTGCCATAACGGCTGGAGTTTCTATTTGATTAATCTAAAATCTGTTTATGAAGGCGGGTTGGACTTAAGAAATAAGGATAACCGCTTTAAACCCATGCTGAATAATTGAGAACTGAAAAACAATTTTAGCAGAAAAAGCACCAAATACGATCGTCATCCTGAGTTCAGCCGAGGATCTTTATAGCATGATAGATACTGAAACAAGTTCAGTATGACGATATGAGTAAATGCGTAAATAAATTAAGTTCCATTATCTTACGCGAGCGTCCTGCTGAATTTATTTCAGCATCTTTATTGCCAGAAAACGAAATGAAATAGAACAACAGAGGTTATGGAACGAGGCGGCTGCGTTTACATATTAACGAATCACACACATACGGTTTTGTATATCGGCGTAACATCCGATTTATATTTCAGGACAGTTGAGCACACGAAGAAGAAATATCCAGATTCATTTACAGCCAAATACAATTGTATCAAACTTGTTTATTACGAACAGTTCGATTCTATTGAGGAAGCCATTGCGAAAGAAAAACAGTTGAAAAACTGGAAGCGGGCCTGGAAAATTAATCTGATTAATCAAAATAACTCAAATTGGGAGGATTTGTTTGAAACCCTAGAATAAAGCTGAAACACCCACTCGATCCGTCACCTTGAATTCATTTCAGGGTCTTAATGACAACAAATTAGTATGATAGATACTGAAACAAGTTCAGTATGACGAAACGCCTACTCGACCCGTCGCTCTGAATTCATTTCAGGGGCTTAATGACAACAAACTAGCATGATAGATACTGAAACAAGTTCAGCATGACGAATCTCAGAAATATACTACCTTTGCTAAAGAAATGAATTGTAAATCAACATACTTAGAAAAAAATCATTTAAAATGGACGACAATGTTAGTCCTGTTTCTGAGTTTGTTCGCATTTTCGAGCAATCATGCCAGTTCGATCACCCTTCGATCGAATCCAGTTTTTCAAACAGAATGGGTGTCTGGATTACAAAAGAGTTTTTCTAATTCAAGTATTTTCAACAAGTCAACAAGAAAAACAGCCATTTCAATAAAAGAATACGATCTGCAAATTTCTACTTTTAACCAAAAAGTAATAATTAAATTGACAAAACTTGCTAAAGCATTCTTACCTACATCAAACACACCACGCTTTTTTGTTCAGGAAGCAAACTCACAATATCCTGCTGAAATTCTTATCAGCTAATTGAATCTCTAGCCATTATCAGGCCATTAATTAGTACTTACAGGTCTATTGGTTATTTAACCGACAGGCACCATTATATCGAAACATGAAACAGTTCAAAAAAGCCATGAGGCTAACTGGATTGGTATTACTGATTCTTTTAGCTTCTGTTGGTCTTGGAGGAGGTGTTCCTATTCCTCCATCCAATAAAAGAGAAAACTATATTGAAATAAAAATAGAATTACCGGAAACAGACGAGATGGAAAAACTGACTTTATTTAATATTAAAGAATAAAAAAATGGCCCCGATGAAAATCGAGGCCATTCAATATTATACTATCGCTTATTATGCTGGTTCTGCAACCCTGGCTACATTGCGATAAGGGAATTCATTAAAAATATGTCTACGGGCAAAACGGCCTGGAGAATCGGCGTTAACCAATTTCACATAAATTGCTTTTGGCACATCGAAATATTCGTAAGCACTTCCATCAAAAAACTGGATATTTAAAACCTGTTGTTTGTATTCGAAATCCTGAATATTCGATAAGGTAGTAGTTTGCGTGTATGTTTCGATATTCTGCTCGCGTGTTTCTGGCGCAATACTTACCAGGAAATGATAAGCTTCGATAATTTCTTTACTCCTAGCTTCTGCATCTAATTTCTCTTCTTCCTGCTGAAATTTATCAGGGTGACAATCTTTCATCAATGTACGGTACACAGATTTAAGCTCTTTTAATTCAGCATCTTTATCTACGCTCAAAAGCTTTCTGTAATCAACTATTTTCTTCATTTGGGATAACCTCTTTTTTAATTTTGTCGAAATGATTTTAGGAATCTTAATCTGCAAAACCGTTTCAAGCCGCAAAGATACGATTTATAATCATTTGATTTTGAGAAAGTTTAATTTCTTAAATATTCCTGATAGGAATTATCTACTAACGAATTCTCCTGTATCTTACTTAAGTTTTTTAATCACAGATGCACACGGATTTATCAGCTGTGTGCATCGTTTTTATCTCCCGAAATCGGGACAGGTCGTGGTTAAAATATAACGTAAGAGTTAATTTGTTAATATTTAGCCTGTAATGAGTTTTCGATTACTTCCTTATAATAGTTAACATAAATCGGGAGGATCTTTTTCAGATCAAAATCCTGTGCCCTAGCAAAAGCATTTTCTTTGAAACGATTCAGGGTTTCATCATCTTTTAATATTTCAATGGCATGGGCTGCCATTGCATCTACATCTCCAACATTACTCATATAACCACAAAATCCGTCGACGTTAAGCTCAGGCAAACCACCGGCGTTTGTCGTAATTGCCGGCACTTTACAGGCCATTGCTTCTAACGCAGCTAAACCGAAGCTCTCCGATTCTGATGGCATTAAGAAAAGATCTGAAACTGATAAGATTTCTTCCACCGCATCTTGTTTGCCTAAAAACCTTACGTTTTCGCAAATATTTAACGATCTGCAAAGCTGCTCATCGTAAGCACGCTCAGGTCCATCGCCTACCATTAACAGTTTCGACGGAATAACCGCCTGTACTTTTTCGAAAATCCTAATCACATCAGCCGTACGTTTCACTTTCCTGAAATTACTGGTGTGGATTAAAATCCTTTCGTTATTTGGTGCAATTGCTTTTTTGAAGTGACCTTTTGCCTGTAAACTGAATCGCGAAAAATCTATAAAATTTGGGATTACCTTAATTTCTTTTGTAATCTCGAAATGGTTATAGGTATCTTCTTTCAAATCTTCCGACACTGTAGTTACACCATCGCTTTGATTAATAGAAAAGGTAACCACAGGTTTATACGTTGGATCTTTACCCACCAAAGTAATATCGGTACCGTGCAAAGTAGTTACCACAGGGATATGGATACCGTAGCTTGCCAAAATCTGCTTCGCCATAAATGCCGCAGAGGCATGTGGAATGGCATAATGAACATGTAACACATCAAGCTGTTCAAAACGGACAACATCTACCAGTTTGCTGGCCAAAGCCGATTCGTATGGTGCATAATCGAAGAGTGGATAATCTCTTACCGAAACCTCATGATAAAACAGGTTGGCAGAAAAGAAATCAAGCCTCGCTGGCTGACTATAGGTAATAAAGTGAACCTGATGACCCTCGTTAGCAAGTGCCTTGCCAAGCTCTGTTGCAACTACTCCACTACCGCCAAAAGTGGGGTAGCAAACAATTCCTATCTTCATTGTACATGTATTGTTGTTACCGCAAATGTACCCGATTTTAATCTATAATTGCATGTCGGCTTATTGCAATAAAAACAGATAGCTTTTCGAGAACAACTGCCGCAGATTCGCAGATTAATTTCAGTTCAAAAATTGAAGCTTAATAGCTTCTAATGATTCTTTTGTACTGCAAAGATTTCTCATTAAAATTAATTAACAAACCTATTCTTAGTTTTGATATAGCCAGATAATTCAAAACTTGTGCATAATGTTCATTTATCAACTCAGATTTAGATTTCACCTCGATAATAACCTTATCATCGACAACAAAATCAGCATAAAATTTATGTTTAAGTATAGTCCCTTTGTAATTTACAGAAAATTCTTTCTCTCTTTCGTACTTGATATTTCT
Encoded proteins:
- the uvrA gene encoding excinuclease ABC subunit UvrA — protein: MSNKSIDLGEQKDVEVYGARVHNLKNIDVSFPRNQLVVITGLSGSGKSSLAFDTIYAEGQRRYMETFSAYSRQFMGGMERPDVDKVSGLSPVIAIEQKTTSKNPRSTVGTITEIYDFMRLLYARVADAYSYNTGEKMERMSEDQILQNIFNKFDGVAVNILAPVVKGRKGHYRELFEQIRKQGYVKVRVDGEIKDISAKMQVDRYKIHDIEVVIDRLIIDVKDKKRLLDSLQIAMKMGKGVIKISDKDNNVAHFSKFLMCPTTGISYDEPQPNSFSFNSPYGACERCDGLGYIFVVDKESVIPNPKLSILNGGLAPLGEYRDIWMFQVLKALAKKYNFSLSTPIEKLGDEVINIILNGTHDLINVAVEYNKWNVQNYNITFDGIIKMLEEQNEKRGEAAVDDMETFRKLKTCPECNGARLKKESLHFKVDGKNIFELSSMDIFNLNTWFEKVDERLTDRQNIIAKEILKEIKARIGFLTDVGLTYLTLDRTARTLSGGEAQRIRLATQIGSQLMNVMYILDEPSIGLHQRDNERLINALKNLRDLGNTVLVVEHDKDMILEADWVIDVGPGAGIHGGTVVAEGTAADILKSKTLTADYLNGKKKIETPKTRRKGNGHKLSIIKATGHNLKEVSVDFPLGKFIAVTGVSGSGKSSLITETLYPILNHHFFRAKKQPLPYEKINGLKEIDKVIEIDQAPIGRTPRSNPSTYTGVFSDIRNLFVQLPEAKIRGYKPGRFSFNVKGGRCETCQGAGLKVIEMNFLPDVQVPCEECGGRRYNRETLEVRFRGKSISDVLDMSIEDACNFFENIPIIYRKIKTLKDVGLGYITLGQSSVTLSGGEAQRVKLATELSKKDTGKTFYILDEPTTGLHFEDINVLLGVLQELVDKGNTILVIEHNLDVVKVADWVIDLGEEGGAGGGRILFEGTPEGLIQNPISLTGKFLKKEMDWEKGFEKSGVSSPKSEVKVSKKKK
- a CDS encoding pseudouridine synthase codes for the protein MINKNNRNSRDDKSKPGSRKTEGRSSSAGSDRRRSDDKDSKFKKSSDSKDGFKPRSSDGKDFKSKSFGDKKDFRPRTGDRDFKSKDGESKGFKFGDREFKSRDNNSNSEDRSFKPREGGSRDYKPRTGDRDFKSREGGSRDYKPRTGDRDFKPREGGARDYKPRTGERDFKSKDGDSRDFKPRTGDRDFKPREGGSRDYKPRTGDRDFKSKDGGPRDFKPREGGYKDFKSRGKSDDFKPSAGSSRDVKPKEPREGDTRPFRKREDQPRDTEFNRPERTVIAQGRKTNEDKGLIRLNRYISNAGICSRRKADELIAAGIITVNGEAITELGHKVDPAKDLVRYNGELLKREKKVYVLLNKPKDYITTTDDPQERRTVMQLVDKASRERIYPVGRLDRNTTGLLLMTNDGDLADKLSHPKNGITKIYNIELDKALSQGDLNKIAFGLELEDGLIKPDNISYVAGGTKKEIGIQIHSGKNRIVRRIFEHLGYNVEKLDRVVYGNLTKKDLPRGRWRYLEDHELIQIKHLIK
- a CDS encoding lytic transglycosylase domain-containing protein, encoding MLKKHIVPFAVVATLFILAKVFAYQMPLAQKSLLKEEKLNTTIPKSDSLKVESAEKPLSLMAQLNFAEETLPLGDKKVERKMKKILAAHTYGNTQTNKLHAKAAKWFPVIEPILAAYGIPNDFKYLALVESGMAEGVSPKGAAGIWQFMPGTARTYGLRVNGNVDERYNLRKSTIAACKYIKEMYKGLESWTLVAAAYNVGDGRLRKQINNQNQDNYYKMKLNRETGGYVYKVISMKQIMEHPKRYGYEKPRVLLAYNAE
- a CDS encoding ferredoxin--NADP reductase translates to MFKLRINKIINQPGDNITFQFEEVDQPYPKYLAGQFISLIFQGKHKEIRRSYSFNSSPDVDEPLAITVKRVENGEISRFLHHKTSVNDILLALEPQGMFSYLPDENLERDLFLFAAGVGITPLFSILKTALVREKKSLITLVYSNRSMEETLFYDELIEWQNKYPERLKIVWVFSNSKNLMTARLNKFYIEKLIKEHLHFDRNDALYYSCGPIIYMDLCRITLLGMGFDIKQIKRETFVLPEDEVDEDDGSAEKVVDKNTYSVVLNFKGETYHLDVPWPKRILDVALENKIRLPYSCRGGVCSTCVANCTKGGVRMDYNEVLTDDELERGRVLVCTGHPTENGTTIEW